A stretch of DNA from Gottschalkia acidurici 9a:
TATACGTGGTGATAAGATCGTATTATCGTTTTGTTGACGCTGTTCATAATATGTAGAAATATTTCTACTTGTCTCAATTGTACTATTAGTCAAAGGCTCTACTCTTGATAAGCTAGGAACGAAGTCGCCATGTAACTTTAAAGGAAGTTTAGGTTTAAACCCAAGAAGTCTTTCAGCTTCTTCCAAGTCCTTTTTATCATATATAATTAAATTGCTATTTAGAAAGTATGGAGATTTATCATTAGAAGATTCAGATATATGATTTTTCCAATATACATCATCAGAATACTTAAATGACATTATTATTTGATTCATATCATCTTTAGAAATTTCTTCTTCTTTAAAATAAGACATATTAATATCATCAATCTTATTGTAATATCTAATTCCATACCATATATCTTTGCTATTCCATATGAAATATTTTTCTACACTTCTAATTTCCTTAGGTTGTGAGTATACTTGTCTATCTATCATTTGACCAGTCTTCATATCCATCACTTGCATTCTATTTCCATCCGAGATTGTATTCTTTTTTATGGTAATGACACTACCCCCTATGCTAGAAATAGTCATATGTTCTTCCTCGAAATTTACATCTACCTTATCAAGATCATTCTCATAACTTTTATTTTTGTTCATAAGATATTCTTTGATATTTTCTTTAGAAACTAAAAGTTTGATATAACTATTTGATCTCAATGGTGTATCATTAGGATATTTCAGATAATCTGTGGAGTATTTAATAAAGTCAAAGTTCGCTATATATTCTTTCTCTTTCTCCAGTGTTAAAGTAGCCGGCTTATATCCTGATGGTAGATAATTAGGAACCTTAAACTCGAAGTTCACAAAATCTTTTAATCTATCTAAAGTACTAAATACAAGTGAATCATCGGAGGAGTATAGCTTAAAATCTGTATCATCTTTGTCTTTATTAATTTGACTTATAGATTTATCTACATTAGAAATAAGTTTGCTGCCATCGGCACTTACTATTGTAACTAAACTAAGTAATATTACAGTTGTAATACTTGTAATAGACATTTTATATGATCCTTCTTTAAATTTCTTGATCATCATGATCCTCCTTTCAATTTGAGTATTATCTTCATAAAAATGTAAGTTGAAGCTTTCTTTATTCCCACTACTTGAGAAGATCTTAGAAAGACTTAATATAGTCATTCCATATTGTATAGATTCATGCTCTTCAAGAACCTCTAAAACACAACTATCACATGCTAATTCTCTATCCTCTTTTATTTTTTTCATTACAATCCATATAATGGGATTAAACCAATGAATAGATAGAGCTATTATAGAAAGTAAGTTGTATAATATATCCTTCCTCTTATAATGAGTGAGCTCATGTAAAATAATGTAAAATAATTCTTTACTATTATTCATATTTAGAATATCCCTTGGAATATAAATCTTAGGTTTTAAAATTCCATATATAAATGGGATATTAAATCTGTCACTACAATAAACTAAAATATCTTTTTTTAATCCTAGTTTTTCTTTAGATACTTCTAACATAGATCTAATTTGTGTATCACTAACTCTTAAAAAATCGTTTGTAATTTTCTTGAACTTTAAGATAGATAAAAGTGTAAAGATAGTCATAATAATAACTCCAATAATCCATAGGTATGAAGATATCATTATAACCTTTTTTATCGAAGCTTTTTCTTTATCCTTAAACTCGTATATTATCTTCTTTAAATTTAAAAAATTACTTTTTAAAGAATTTTCTTCTTTAAATCTTTCAAAACTTTTTTCATTATCTGCATTATTTAAATTAGATACACTATCATTTAAATATTCTTCAGATACATTCTCTAAACTATAAGTAGAGTCTGAAGAATTTAAAATAGTTTGAGTCAAATCTGACTTTCCATAATTCACTATGTTCTTATAGTTTTCTGATACAATATTTATTAAGTCTGAAGGATTTCCAATAGAAGTGGGAATCAAAAGTCTTATTATTATCAGAAACCATAACATATTTTGAAATCTAGGAGTAATGTAATTTTTGAATAGTTTTTTTATCACTAGTATAAGTAACACCATAATAGTAGCAATGAATGAAGAATACAAAGTCCACAATAAAGATTTTTCAAGTATATTCATTTTAATGCTCCCTTTTTAGATTTTTTACTCAATGTATGCTTTTTTAAGTAATAAAAATATAATAAATTTCAACTATTCTTCTAATTCATTTTTCTTTTCTTCTAAAATCTTTTGAAGTTTTTCAATTTCTTTTTCTGACAGCTTCTCCTCTTCTAGAAATTTTGAAAATAGCATGCCGATAGCACCGTCATAAACTTTTTCAAGAAAAGATTTATTTTCTGATTTCACGTACTCATCATAAGAAATTAAAGGATAGTATAGATAACTTCTACCTGATTTCTCAAATGATATTACCTTCTTATTTAAAAGCCTATTTATAAAAGTCTTTATTGTCTGACTTGACCAATCCATCTTATCTGATAAAGAAGATATAATCTCACTAGAAGATAAAGGGCTTGTATTCCATAGAAGTTTCATAACTTCTAATTCTGCCTCTGATATTTTAGAACTGTTACTCATAATAATACACCTCCATATAAGTACAGTTTACGAACGTAAACCTTATTCATAGTCTACATGTGTAAACCATGAATGTCAATATATTATTTAAAAATAAAAAATATATATTCCATATGCTTAAAACATAAAGAATATATATTTTAAAATTAGTAAAAATTATAATAAAGATTGATAAGAAATATAATTATAGAAGGAAGTGATAAGATGAATCCTATATGGCATTACATGTATTCGCCTCTTGCACGAGATAGAATCACTATAGTTCCATTAGCTGTTTATGCAGTATTTATATTAGGATTGGCTATCATGATAGTAATAAAAGAAAAGAAGGAAAAATAAAGTTATAATGATCTAACAATATATCTTTATCTTCTATTTTCTATATTAATTTGTTTTTTATTGTTTTTGTTCCGTTAGGTGTTGAAATCTGCTTTTCTATAGTTTTAACTCCATTTTCATATGTCACTTTATTTTGTACTCCACTATTTTTGTTTTCAACTTTAATTTCTTTCTCTATTGTTTTTGTTCCATTATCTGTTGGTATCTGTTTTTCTATAGTTTTAACTCCATTCTCATATTTTACTTGGCTTTGTACCCCACTATTTGTATTTTCTACGTTTATTTCTTTCTCTATTGTTTTTGTTCCATTACCTATTGGGATTTGCTTTTCTATTTTCTTAACTCCATTTTCATATGTTACTTTATTTTTATAATTTTTATTATAATTTCTTCCTGCTAATACTACTGTTACACTAGAAATAGTCAGTATTGATACTACTAGTGCTGTTACTACTTTCTTAGATTTTTTCATAATTAAACCTCCTTAAACCATATGTATCTTTGATTTCTCGTATGTCATATTTTGTCGTATTGTGTTTCAAGCTCATTATATACCTTTTTATCATTAATGTCTCTACTATTTAAAATAGATAATCCTATAATTTAATACATAATTTATGATATATTCATATTAATTCATTTATTCTTAGTTTTTCTTAGTATCTCTAATTATGTGTAACCTTTCTATCATCATTAAATAAAAATGACAGAGTAATCTTTTACTGTTTACTCTGTCATTTTTGTTTATATTTTTAAATTTTACTATCTATCTTTGTTAATCATTATTTATCTATATTTTCTATCTGCCAATCAATTGGATCTTTTCCTATAGATCTTAAAAAGTCATTAGTCTTAGAAAATGGTTTTGATCCAAAGAATCCTCTACTAGCTGATAGTGGACTAGGATGCACTGACTTTATTATAAAATGATTCTTGTTAATTATTAATTTTTCTTTACTTATAGCATTATTTCCCCAAAGAATGAATACTATAGGATCCTCTCTATCATTTAAAACCCTTATTATTTCATCGGTAAATATCTCCCATCCTATCTTCCTATGTGAATTCGCCTCTCCACCTCTAACAGTCAATGACGTGTTCAAAAGAAGAATACCTTGATCTGCCCACTTCTTTAGATATCCGTTATTTGGTATGTAGCAACCTAAATCACTTTGTAGTTCTTTATATATGTTAACTAGTGAAGGCGGTATTTTTACCTTCGGGTTTACTGAAAAACTTAAACCATGAGCTTGATTAGGTCCATGATAAGGATCCTGACCCAAAATTACTACTTTTGTATCTTTATATGAAGTAAAATGTAGTGCATTAAATATATTATACATGTCTGGATATATTGTTTTCGTTTTATATTCATTAATTAAAAAACTTCTTAATTTTAGATAATAATCTTTTTCGAACTCATCCTTTAAAAGTTCATTCCAATCATTTTGTAAATTTGCTGCCATAGATTCCACCTCTTTCCCTCCCCATATTATATCATAAATATTTTTTATTCAACCTATGTTAAGCATTGATATATTGAATTTTGCCCTATCGCAATTATTTTATCCTTAAAGTATTATCATATAAAATACAAATATCTTTATCCTTTAAAACAAAATAGCTAGTAATTTTACT
This window harbors:
- a CDS encoding BlaI/MecI/CopY family transcriptional regulator, with translation MSNSSKISEAELEVMKLLWNTSPLSSSEIISSLSDKMDWSSQTIKTFINRLLNKKVISFEKSGRSYLYYPLISYDEYVKSENKSFLEKVYDGAIGMLFSKFLEEEKLSEKEIEKLQKILEEKKNELEE
- a CDS encoding M56 family metallopeptidase; amino-acid sequence: MNILEKSLLWTLYSSFIATIMVLLILVIKKLFKNYITPRFQNMLWFLIIIRLLIPTSIGNPSDLINIVSENYKNIVNYGKSDLTQTILNSSDSTYSLENVSEEYLNDSVSNLNNADNEKSFERFKEENSLKSNFLNLKKIIYEFKDKEKASIKKVIMISSYLWIIGVIIMTIFTLLSILKFKKITNDFLRVSDTQIRSMLEVSKEKLGLKKDILVYCSDRFNIPFIYGILKPKIYIPRDILNMNNSKELFYIILHELTHYKRKDILYNLLSIIALSIHWFNPIIWIVMKKIKEDRELACDSCVLEVLEEHESIQYGMTILSLSKIFSSSGNKESFNLHFYEDNTQIERRIMMIKKFKEGSYKMSITSITTVILLSLVTIVSADGSKLISNVDKSISQINKDKDDTDFKLYSSDDSLVFSTLDRLKDFVNFEFKVPNYLPSGYKPATLTLEKEKEYIANFDFIKYSTDYLKYPNDTPLRSNSYIKLLVSKENIKEYLMNKNKSYENDLDKVDVNFEEEHMTISSIGGSVITIKKNTISDGNRMQVMDMKTGQMIDRQVYSQPKEIRSVEKYFIWNSKDIWYGIRYYNKIDDINMSYFKEEEISKDDMNQIIMSFKYSDDVYWKNHISESSNDKSPYFLNSNLIIYDKKDLEEAERLLGFKPKLPLKLHGDFVPSLSRVEPLTNSTIETSRNISTYYEQRQQNDNTILSPRITFDQRKNTNKYILSDEEKSNESSIMIEGKKVLMYEFDQNRDIIKTYIWNEEDILYRVVFVGQIDKQKEIVKTFMN
- a CDS encoding uracil-DNA glycosylase gives rise to the protein MAANLQNDWNELLKDEFEKDYYLKLRSFLINEYKTKTIYPDMYNIFNALHFTSYKDTKVVILGQDPYHGPNQAHGLSFSVNPKVKIPPSLVNIYKELQSDLGCYIPNNGYLKKWADQGILLLNTSLTVRGGEANSHRKIGWEIFTDEIIRVLNDREDPIVFILWGNNAISKEKLIINKNHFIIKSVHPSPLSASRGFFGSKPFSKTNDFLRSIGKDPIDWQIENIDK